A genome region from Acaryochloris thomasi RCC1774 includes the following:
- a CDS encoding LysR family transcriptional regulator codes for MRIEQLQAFLAVYDTGSFQGAAQKLQVTQSTVSRQVQGLETELGLPLLHRGPKNKLTVAGEQLLPRVKKILFEWQEATQELVDLRLGKQPELCVAAIHSVCAHYLPPVLQQFCHQYPEVQLRVTSLGSDRSLKVLRDGLVDLAIVMDNAYLTKSSELVVDQLYDEAILVLMAANHPLAQYEIVPWAELTRFPQVVFKDGYGMQRLVQSQFQRQGLELKAVLELNTLDAFRGVIRQGEMISLLPHGALVEAQTDSTLAIRQFAQPESQMTDQDALMRQVVMVTTQDRLLIPPIANFRRLVCDSFQSQKAKQINSVLPLS; via the coding sequence ATGCGAATTGAACAACTGCAAGCTTTTCTAGCGGTTTACGATACCGGCAGCTTTCAAGGTGCCGCGCAGAAGCTTCAGGTGACTCAGTCTACTGTGAGCCGACAGGTTCAGGGTTTAGAGACAGAACTGGGCCTCCCTCTCTTGCATCGCGGGCCCAAGAATAAGCTCACGGTTGCCGGAGAACAACTCTTGCCAAGGGTAAAGAAAATTTTATTTGAATGGCAAGAAGCAACGCAAGAGCTAGTGGATTTGCGCTTAGGGAAGCAGCCCGAACTTTGCGTGGCCGCGATTCATTCGGTCTGTGCTCACTATCTTCCACCTGTTCTGCAGCAGTTCTGCCATCAATATCCTGAGGTGCAGCTGCGGGTGACATCTCTGGGGAGCGATCGCTCTCTAAAAGTCTTGAGGGATGGTCTCGTGGATTTGGCCATTGTGATGGATAATGCCTATCTCACTAAAAGCTCGGAGCTAGTGGTGGATCAACTGTATGATGAGGCGATTTTAGTCTTGATGGCGGCGAATCATCCCCTAGCTCAGTATGAAATTGTTCCTTGGGCTGAGCTGACGCGATTCCCGCAGGTGGTGTTTAAAGATGGCTACGGGATGCAGCGATTGGTCCAGTCTCAATTTCAGCGGCAGGGCTTAGAGCTGAAGGCTGTTTTAGAACTCAATACGCTGGATGCGTTTCGGGGCGTGATTCGTCAAGGTGAGATGATTTCTCTGCTGCCTCATGGGGCACTGGTGGAGGCGCAGACTGATTCAACTTTGGCCATTCGGCAATTCGCGCAGCCGGAGTCCCAAATGACAGACCAAGATGCACTCATGCGTCAGGTGGTAATGGTGACCACCCAGGATCGACTTCTGATTCCGCCCATTGCCAATTTTCGGAGGCTGGTCTGCGACTCGTTTCAGTCTCAGAAGGCCAAGCAAATAAATTCTGTACTTCCATTGTCTTAG
- a CDS encoding anthranilate phosphoribosyltransferase family protein codes for MTEAMSQEFRGYLKKIGSGVHTSKNLSRQESAAATRLMLQQQATPAQIGAYLIAHRIKRATVDEMAGILDAFELLGPQVPEIDNPQPVAVFSVPYDGRSRTAPLLPLIALLLATEGNPVLMHGGTCMPTKYGVPLVDLWKGLGIDWTALTLEQAHQVLSETGLSMVYLPQHFSLAHQLVDYRDQIGKRPTLATAELLWCPYAGNRHQFSGFVHPPTERLLQDVFALRGNVYPYTTIKGLEGSCDLPCDRTNIIGVYNPDNDPPFERLFLSARDHDLGGAEVPLESTETLLAQMHQVIAGQKSPLLPAVLWSGGFYLWHLKLCPDLRSGIEKVRSLLQEGKVASTLQHLCQKISACS; via the coding sequence ATGACTGAGGCTATGAGCCAAGAATTTCGAGGATATTTAAAGAAGATTGGCAGTGGGGTCCACACTTCCAAAAATTTATCTCGGCAGGAATCGGCTGCAGCGACCCGACTGATGCTGCAGCAGCAGGCAACCCCGGCCCAGATTGGAGCCTATTTGATTGCCCATCGCATCAAGCGAGCCACGGTGGATGAGATGGCTGGAATCTTGGATGCTTTTGAGCTGCTGGGGCCACAGGTGCCTGAAATTGACAACCCTCAGCCGGTTGCGGTGTTCAGTGTGCCCTATGATGGACGGTCGCGCACGGCGCCTCTACTGCCGCTGATTGCCCTACTGCTGGCAACGGAGGGTAACCCGGTACTGATGCATGGGGGTACCTGTATGCCGACGAAGTATGGGGTGCCGCTGGTGGATTTATGGAAAGGATTGGGGATTGATTGGACAGCTTTAACGCTTGAGCAGGCACATCAGGTATTGTCAGAAACGGGGCTGAGTATGGTCTATCTGCCTCAACATTTTTCGTTGGCCCATCAGCTCGTGGACTATCGAGACCAAATTGGGAAACGGCCTACTTTGGCAACGGCGGAGCTACTGTGGTGTCCCTATGCGGGCAATCGCCATCAGTTTTCGGGTTTTGTGCATCCGCCGACTGAAAGGCTGTTGCAGGATGTGTTTGCGCTGCGCGGTAATGTTTATCCCTATACAACGATCAAGGGGCTAGAGGGGAGCTGTGATTTGCCTTGCGATCGCACCAATATCATCGGTGTATATAATCCCGACAACGATCCCCCCTTCGAGCGGCTATTCTTATCGGCCCGCGACCATGATTTAGGGGGAGCAGAGGTGCCTTTGGAATCCACAGAAACCCTCCTTGCCCAAATGCATCAGGTCATCGCAGGTCAAAAGTCTCCCCTTCTGCCAGCCGTCCTCTGGAGTGGTGGCTTCTATCTTTGGCATCTGAAACTTTGCCCCGATTTACGGTCAGGAATTGAAAAGGTGAGATCGCTCCTACAGGAAGGAAAAGTAGCTTCAACCCTCCAGCATCTTTGTCAAAAGATCTCGGCCTGTTCATGA
- a CDS encoding molybdenum cofactor guanylyltransferase, with protein MLAEPDQVSALILAGGRSSRMGTDKALLLWKGIPLLERVCRVADQCCSSVSVLTPWPQRYQPIISVPVQFIEEATPQQGPLIALGQGLEEISSPWILLLACDLPCLESQLLRGWSRKLRGLPDPLLAQVPYHQERWEPLCGFYHRRCLPQLQSFIAQGGRSFQGWLEQMPVQKLAVNGATAAMLRNCNTPEDLASS; from the coding sequence ATGCTTGCCGAGCCTGATCAGGTCTCTGCACTCATTCTGGCAGGGGGGCGCAGCTCTCGCATGGGCACGGATAAAGCCCTGCTGCTTTGGAAAGGCATTCCTCTACTGGAACGAGTTTGCCGAGTGGCTGATCAGTGTTGCTCATCTGTCTCTGTCTTGACCCCTTGGCCCCAACGATATCAACCGATCATTTCTGTTCCCGTTCAGTTCATCGAAGAAGCCACGCCTCAGCAAGGACCACTGATCGCTTTAGGACAGGGACTAGAAGAAATTTCATCTCCTTGGATCCTGTTGCTGGCTTGCGATTTACCTTGTCTTGAGTCTCAACTCCTCCGAGGCTGGAGCCGTAAGCTTCGGGGTTTACCTGATCCATTGTTGGCTCAAGTGCCGTATCACCAAGAACGCTGGGAACCGCTGTGTGGCTTTTATCATCGACGTTGCTTGCCTCAGCTTCAGTCCTTCATTGCCCAAGGCGGGCGTTCATTTCAAGGCTGGCTGGAGCAAATGCCCGTGCAAAAGCTAGCGGTGAATGGAGCCACAGCCGCGATGCTTCGCAACTGCAATACTCCTGAAGATTTGGCATCAAGCTGA
- a CDS encoding nitrate reductase associated protein, whose translation MNKPQFFEFEADFTDSLRCIPMAVRLNLDTCGIKLKLAQWNEFTAEERQQLVDLPCSTPDEIQVYRQQLKDLIWQRTQAQASELAIDEHPSWLNVAAIPEGLQEKAQAHNITLTLEQWQALTPLQRFALIKLSRPSHESLNFVPALKEFELA comes from the coding sequence ATGAACAAGCCGCAATTTTTTGAGTTTGAAGCCGACTTCACGGATTCGCTGCGCTGTATCCCAATGGCGGTGCGTCTGAACCTAGATACCTGTGGGATCAAGCTGAAGCTGGCGCAGTGGAACGAATTTACGGCTGAGGAACGACAGCAGCTTGTAGATTTGCCCTGTTCAACCCCTGACGAGATTCAAGTCTATCGGCAGCAGCTCAAGGATTTAATCTGGCAGCGGACTCAAGCCCAAGCGTCGGAGCTTGCCATTGACGAGCATCCGAGCTGGCTCAACGTTGCTGCTATCCCTGAAGGGCTGCAGGAAAAAGCCCAGGCCCACAACATTACTCTCACTCTGGAACAGTGGCAGGCACTGACGCCACTACAGCGCTTTGCTCTAATTAAGCTCAGTCGCCCTAGTCATGAAAGCCTCAACTTTGTGCCTGCTCTCAAGGAATTTGAGCTGGCCTAG
- the rlmN gene encoding 23S rRNA (adenine(2503)-C(2))-methyltransferase RlmN, whose product MTKSAAIPPLLGASKSELTDWVQSQEQPAYRGGQLHQWIYQKGARSLTEITVFPKVWRSQLSDTAIGRSEIHLRSEARDGTVKYLLRMTDGQIIEAVGIPTQKRLTVCVSSQVGCAMACNFCATGKGGFTRNLASHEIIDQVLTVQEDFGQRVSNVVFMGMGEPLSNLENVLAAVRSINTDIGIGQRSITVSTVGIPGQIRKLAREKLQITLAVSLHASSQKLRSQLVPTAKGYQLEALLKDCRIYVEITGRRVTFEYILLSGINDQPEHAQELVQHLRGFQSHVNLIPYNPISEVDYQRPTGEDMQTFLQILEENHITASVRRSRGLDQDAACGQLRASQIQQQAVG is encoded by the coding sequence ATGACTAAGAGCGCAGCAATACCGCCCTTACTGGGAGCATCAAAATCAGAGCTAACAGACTGGGTGCAGTCACAAGAGCAACCGGCCTATCGGGGTGGGCAGCTCCATCAGTGGATTTATCAGAAGGGCGCACGATCGCTAACGGAGATCACGGTATTCCCGAAGGTGTGGCGATCGCAACTCTCAGACACCGCCATCGGACGTTCAGAAATCCATTTGCGGTCTGAAGCCAGAGACGGCACCGTCAAATACCTGCTGCGAATGACGGATGGTCAGATTATTGAAGCCGTAGGCATCCCCACCCAGAAGCGGCTAACGGTGTGCGTCTCTTCTCAAGTGGGCTGTGCGATGGCCTGTAATTTTTGTGCCACGGGCAAAGGCGGCTTTACGCGCAATCTTGCTAGCCACGAAATTATTGATCAAGTACTGACGGTTCAAGAAGATTTCGGACAGCGGGTCAGCAACGTCGTGTTTATGGGCATGGGGGAACCGCTCTCGAACCTAGAGAACGTCTTGGCAGCAGTGCGATCCATCAACACAGATATCGGCATTGGTCAGCGGTCGATTACCGTCTCAACGGTGGGCATCCCCGGCCAGATTCGGAAGCTGGCTAGAGAGAAACTACAAATTACGCTGGCGGTGAGCCTACATGCCTCGAGCCAAAAGCTGCGTAGTCAGTTAGTCCCCACGGCCAAGGGATATCAGCTAGAGGCACTGCTAAAAGACTGCCGCATCTACGTAGAGATCACAGGGCGGCGAGTCACCTTTGAATACATTTTGCTCTCCGGCATCAACGATCAGCCTGAACATGCTCAAGAACTTGTTCAGCATCTGCGCGGGTTCCAGAGTCACGTTAATCTGATCCCCTATAATCCCATCTCTGAGGTAGACTACCAGCGGCCCACAGGCGAAGATATGCAAACGTTCCTGCAGATTTTAGAGGAGAACCACATTACGGCTAGCGTACGTCGTTCTCGTGGACTGGACCAAGATGCGGCCTGTGGTCAACTCCGAGCCTCTCAGATTCAGCAACAGGCGGTGGGCTAG
- the rpsD gene encoding 30S ribosomal protein S4, with amino-acid sequence MSRYRGPRLRVVRRLGDLPGLTRKTARRAYPPGQHGQGRKKRSEYGTQLEEKQKLRFNYGLSEKQLLRCVRKAKRSGGSTGQVLLQILEMRLDNTIFRLGMAPTIPSARQLVNHGHVTVNGRVVSIASYQCRPGDVIGVRNKDNSKAMVEENLKYPGLANVPTHLDFDKNNMTAKVTGVIEREWIALEINELLVVEYYSRKG; translated from the coding sequence ATGTCGCGATATCGAGGCCCGCGCCTCAGAGTGGTTCGTCGTCTGGGGGATTTGCCAGGTTTAACGCGCAAGACAGCCCGACGAGCTTACCCACCTGGACAGCATGGTCAAGGGCGCAAAAAACGCTCAGAATATGGAACGCAGCTCGAAGAGAAGCAAAAACTGCGTTTCAACTATGGTCTGTCTGAAAAGCAACTGCTTCGCTGTGTGCGTAAGGCTAAGCGGTCGGGCGGCTCCACCGGTCAGGTGCTGCTGCAAATTCTAGAAATGCGGTTAGACAATACAATCTTTCGACTCGGTATGGCACCTACCATTCCGTCAGCGCGTCAGTTGGTGAACCACGGCCACGTTACGGTTAATGGTCGAGTGGTTTCTATCGCTAGCTATCAGTGCCGCCCTGGCGATGTAATTGGGGTGCGGAACAAAGATAATTCGAAGGCGATGGTGGAAGAGAACCTGAAGTATCCGGGTTTGGCGAATGTCCCCACTCACCTAGACTTCGACAAGAACAATATGACGGCCAAGGTCACTGGCGTCATTGAGCGTGAATGGATCGCTCTTGAAATCAATGAGCTACTGGTGGTGGAATACTACTCCCGTAAGGGTTAG
- the ispD gene encoding 2-C-methyl-D-erythritol 4-phosphate cytidylyltransferase: MHLLIPAAGVGRRMGSDRNKLRLMLLDKPLLAWTLLAAHASERIQWIGLIGQPDDWPTWKEMLQNLQITKPVELVQGGTTRQESVYNGLQALPLNAKQVLIHDGARCLATPELLDRCADALNHHQGLIAAVPVKDTIKVVDQEGRIQSTPDRSNLWAAQTPQGFGVPLLKQCHEQGKQQGWEVTDDAALFEKCDLPVHIVPGEETNLKVTTPEDLAIATQILHQRQTSP, from the coding sequence ATGCACTTACTAATACCGGCAGCAGGGGTAGGCCGACGGATGGGTAGCGATCGCAACAAGCTGCGGCTGATGCTGCTTGATAAACCGCTCCTAGCCTGGACGCTCTTAGCGGCCCATGCTTCTGAGCGCATTCAGTGGATTGGCCTCATCGGGCAGCCCGACGACTGGCCCACCTGGAAAGAGATGCTCCAAAATCTGCAGATTACCAAGCCAGTGGAGCTAGTCCAGGGCGGCACAACTCGACAGGAATCTGTTTACAACGGTCTTCAGGCTCTCCCTTTAAATGCAAAGCAGGTTCTGATTCATGATGGTGCTAGATGCCTAGCGACGCCAGAGCTGTTGGATCGCTGTGCGGATGCTTTAAACCATCACCAGGGACTGATTGCGGCTGTTCCAGTCAAGGATACGATCAAGGTTGTCGATCAGGAGGGCAGAATTCAGAGTACACCCGACCGCTCAAATTTATGGGCCGCACAGACGCCTCAAGGGTTTGGGGTGCCTTTACTCAAGCAGTGTCACGAGCAGGGCAAGCAGCAGGGTTGGGAGGTGACCGATGATGCAGCCTTGTTTGAAAAGTGTGATTTGCCGGTCCACATTGTGCCAGGGGAAGAGACAAATCTAAAGGTGACGACACCGGAAGATCTTGCGATCGCAACTCAAATTCTCCACCAACGCCAAACATCGCCATAG
- a CDS encoding glycosyltransferase family 9 protein, with translation MTRVLALIPGGLGDQLLFFPTLEHLQEEYPSAQIDVMVEPRAKASYRVCPVVNKVMTFDFIGRTGPADWGNLIGLGRDREYDAAIYMGQGWQMGILLWLMGIPKRIAYDGSGGFFYTDTVPLKTKQYMAYQYHDLLHGMGITSACPEIAISIPSSDRQWAESEQQRLGLSPEQGYVIVHGDIYPRLNPLDRYPIDGWQSIVLGLQERQPDLPIVLIDDPKVPDWSRTLMNKSTALKLSSPTGIGKLAALIDGAQMLICPESAPMHLAVSLHTQVVALFGSRNPGQQLPDSDLAVGLKSNTGNISDISPIQVLEKTKL, from the coding sequence ATGACTCGTGTATTAGCTCTCATTCCCGGCGGACTTGGCGATCAGCTTCTCTTTTTCCCCACGTTAGAACATCTGCAAGAGGAGTATCCTAGCGCTCAGATTGATGTGATGGTAGAGCCGCGCGCCAAGGCTTCTTACCGGGTCTGTCCAGTGGTCAATAAAGTAATGACCTTTGATTTTATTGGTCGCACAGGTCCAGCGGATTGGGGCAATCTCATTGGTTTAGGACGCGATCGCGAATATGATGCTGCGATCTACATGGGGCAGGGCTGGCAAATGGGCATTCTGCTCTGGTTGATGGGGATTCCCAAGCGCATTGCCTACGATGGTTCTGGAGGTTTCTTCTATACCGATACTGTGCCCCTGAAGACTAAGCAGTATATGGCTTATCAATATCATGATCTGCTGCACGGCATGGGAATCACGAGCGCCTGTCCCGAAATCGCCATTAGTATTCCAAGCTCTGATCGCCAATGGGCAGAATCTGAACAGCAGCGCTTGGGCCTTTCGCCTGAGCAGGGATATGTCATCGTTCATGGCGATATTTACCCCCGCTTAAACCCGCTCGATCGCTACCCTATTGACGGGTGGCAGTCGATTGTTCTGGGGTTGCAGGAGCGCCAGCCTGACCTGCCGATTGTCTTGATTGATGATCCGAAGGTTCCCGACTGGTCAAGGACGTTGATGAATAAAAGCACTGCTCTCAAGCTCAGTTCACCGACAGGCATTGGCAAGCTGGCCGCGCTGATTGATGGTGCCCAGATGCTCATTTGCCCTGAGAGTGCTCCGATGCATTTGGCTGTGTCCCTTCATACGCAGGTTGTGGCTCTATTTGGGTCTCGTAACCCTGGGCAGCAGCTCCCTGACAGTGATTTAGCTGTAGGTCTAAAATCTAATACCGGCAACATCAGCGATATTTCGCCGATTCAGGTGCTGGAGAAAACGAAACTCTAG
- the drmD gene encoding DISARM system SNF2-like helicase DrmD — translation MRTISIPEQGQLVDVRQSRFVVTDIKKMQLPALLATSGPQASQHLITLSSVEDDALGQELQVIWELEPGARVYEKAELPEPTGFDRPEWLDAFLDAVRWGAASVADVRNVQSPFRSGIDIEDYQLDPVVRAVQMPRVNLLIADDVGLGKTIEAGLVAQELMLRQRARRILIVCPSSLQVQWQEQMQSKFGLDFRIVNSELMKGLRRRRGIHVNPWGHFPRLITSVDFIKRDRPLRLFREILPAEGESLYPRRFDLMIVDEAHNVAPSGSGKYAIDSQRTAAIRLLEPHFEHKLFLTATPHNGYPESFTALLELLDAQRFARGVSPDPKQLQTVMIRRLKQELPPDDFGKPRFPERTLEAIAVNYTTEERQAHQWLKVYTELRRQGAKDNLTELYATEFVLKLLKKRLFSSPEAFRTTLLQHQKSLRGENSEKKRVAKPSAEILRRQLEQVDEAFADDAVYEEATDDAIATSTRLFHAVTVAEQQLLNQMQDWADQASRLPDAKAQELLDWIATVLRPEGKWGTERVIIFTEYRATQKWLFDLLASEGLASEEKLMTLYGGMDSKDREKVKAAFQANPAISPVRILLATDAASEGLDLQNHCSRLIHYEIPWNPNRMEQRNGRIDRHGQRASAVQIYHFVGRGFEQVALQATPGSKPGELEGDLEFLMRAALKVDTIREDLGKVGPVIASQVEEAMLGRRGALDTAIAEQEAQPLRRLMKFERSVRDRIEQLKEQLGETRRDLRLTPENITAVVKIGLELAGQPELLPTEVPGLGGEAYQLPALQGSWANCSEGLAHPHTEEIRPIVFDPDLARGRDGVVLVHLNHRLVQMCLRLLRAEVWSRQDSSKLYRVTVRPVPTATLDHPVVIAYGRLVVLGGDQQRLHEEIITAGGELKEGRFSRLNVGQIKAALDAAQQIRGREAVPERIETTLQEAWPGHQEALLRSLQVRMDDRTQGLQKKLAERCAKEVADMTAVLTELRQQIIRELDEPEVEQMELFSSVEKDQLERNLSSLRLRIEQIPQEIEQEADIIKARFAQPTPRLFPLAVAYLVPQKLIK, via the coding sequence GTGCGCACCATTTCTATCCCTGAGCAGGGTCAGCTAGTCGATGTTCGTCAGAGTCGCTTTGTTGTTACAGATATAAAGAAGATGCAACTGCCTGCACTTCTTGCGACGTCTGGCCCACAGGCATCTCAACATTTAATTACACTGTCTTCGGTTGAGGATGATGCGCTGGGTCAAGAGCTTCAGGTGATTTGGGAGCTGGAGCCTGGGGCTCGTGTGTATGAGAAAGCTGAGCTACCAGAGCCGACGGGGTTTGATCGGCCTGAGTGGTTGGACGCATTTTTGGATGCGGTGAGGTGGGGAGCGGCTTCGGTGGCGGATGTACGAAATGTGCAGTCACCGTTTCGCAGTGGAATAGATATTGAGGATTATCAGCTTGATCCTGTGGTGCGGGCGGTGCAGATGCCTCGGGTGAATTTACTCATTGCGGATGATGTGGGCTTAGGCAAGACAATTGAAGCGGGGTTAGTGGCCCAAGAGCTGATGCTTCGGCAGCGGGCCAGGCGGATTTTGATTGTTTGTCCGTCGTCTTTGCAGGTGCAGTGGCAAGAGCAGATGCAAAGTAAGTTTGGGCTCGATTTTCGCATCGTAAATAGTGAGCTGATGAAGGGATTGCGTCGGCGCAGGGGAATTCACGTGAATCCTTGGGGGCATTTCCCGAGGCTGATTACGTCGGTTGATTTTATAAAGCGAGATCGCCCTCTACGTCTGTTTCGCGAAATTCTCCCGGCTGAGGGCGAATCGCTGTATCCCCGACGGTTTGATTTGATGATTGTGGATGAGGCTCATAACGTTGCCCCTTCGGGCAGCGGTAAGTACGCTATTGATTCGCAGCGGACGGCGGCAATTCGACTGCTAGAGCCGCATTTTGAACACAAGCTATTTTTGACGGCGACGCCACATAATGGTTATCCCGAGAGCTTTACGGCGCTGCTAGAGCTGTTGGATGCACAGCGGTTTGCCAGAGGTGTCTCACCGGATCCCAAGCAGCTACAAACCGTGATGATCAGACGGCTGAAGCAGGAACTGCCGCCGGATGATTTTGGTAAACCCCGTTTTCCTGAACGGACGCTGGAGGCGATCGCAGTCAACTACACGACAGAAGAACGCCAAGCCCACCAGTGGCTAAAGGTTTATACGGAATTACGGCGGCAGGGCGCAAAGGATAATCTGACGGAGCTGTATGCAACTGAGTTTGTGCTAAAGCTGTTGAAGAAGCGGTTGTTTTCGTCACCGGAGGCGTTTCGGACGACGCTGTTGCAGCATCAGAAATCTTTGCGAGGAGAGAACTCTGAGAAAAAACGCGTGGCTAAGCCCTCCGCTGAGATTCTTCGCCGTCAGCTCGAACAGGTGGACGAGGCGTTTGCGGATGATGCTGTGTATGAAGAGGCGACGGATGATGCGATCGCAACTTCCACCCGCTTATTTCATGCAGTTACCGTTGCTGAACAACAACTGCTGAATCAAATGCAAGATTGGGCAGATCAGGCATCACGGCTGCCTGATGCAAAGGCTCAAGAGCTGCTGGACTGGATTGCGACCGTTTTACGCCCCGAAGGGAAGTGGGGCACAGAGCGGGTGATTATCTTTACAGAATATCGGGCAACCCAGAAATGGCTTTTTGATCTGTTGGCGAGCGAGGGCTTAGCCAGCGAGGAGAAACTGATGACCCTGTATGGCGGCATGGACTCCAAAGATCGAGAAAAAGTGAAGGCGGCATTTCAGGCAAACCCGGCGATTTCACCGGTGCGGATTTTGCTGGCGACGGACGCGGCCAGTGAAGGGCTTGATTTGCAGAATCACTGTTCGCGACTGATTCATTATGAAATTCCGTGGAATCCGAATCGGATGGAGCAGCGTAATGGTCGGATCGACCGGCACGGGCAGCGAGCCTCGGCGGTGCAGATTTATCACTTTGTAGGGAGGGGGTTTGAGCAGGTGGCCCTACAGGCGACTCCGGGCAGCAAGCCGGGAGAACTAGAGGGCGATCTGGAGTTTTTGATGCGGGCCGCGCTCAAGGTGGATACCATCCGTGAGGATTTGGGCAAGGTGGGGCCGGTAATTGCAAGTCAGGTAGAAGAGGCGATGCTGGGGCGGCGGGGTGCTTTGGACACGGCGATAGCGGAGCAGGAGGCGCAGCCGCTCAGACGACTGATGAAGTTTGAACGGTCGGTACGCGATCGTATTGAACAGCTCAAAGAACAGCTAGGTGAAACGCGTCGAGACCTACGGCTAACGCCAGAAAATATCACAGCCGTGGTGAAAATTGGGCTAGAGCTGGCAGGGCAGCCGGAGCTGTTGCCGACAGAGGTTCCGGGCTTGGGCGGTGAGGCTTATCAATTGCCTGCTCTGCAGGGAAGCTGGGCGAATTGCTCGGAGGGGTTAGCGCATCCCCACACCGAAGAGATTCGTCCCATTGTGTTTGACCCAGATTTGGCGCGGGGGCGCGATGGGGTGGTGCTGGTGCACCTGAATCATCGGTTGGTGCAGATGTGTTTACGACTGCTGCGGGCAGAGGTGTGGTCGCGCCAAGACAGCAGCAAGCTGTACCGGGTGACGGTGCGGCCGGTACCCACTGCAACGCTTGACCATCCGGTGGTGATTGCCTACGGTCGGCTGGTGGTGCTCGGTGGCGATCAGCAGCGGTTGCATGAGGAGATTATCACGGCGGGCGGTGAGCTAAAGGAAGGACGATTTAGTCGGTTGAATGTGGGGCAGATCAAGGCGGCGCTGGACGCGGCTCAGCAAATAAGAGGCCGTGAGGCGGTGCCGGAGCGCATTGAAACAACGCTACAGGAGGCTTGGCCGGGACATCAGGAGGCTTTGTTGAGATCGCTTCAGGTGCGGATGGACGATCGCACCCAAGGTTTGCAGAAAAAGCTAGCCGAACGCTGCGCAAAGGAAGTGGCGGATATGACGGCAGTGCTGACTGAACTGCGCCAGCAGATTATCCGTGAGCTAGATGAACCCGAAGTCGAGCAAATGGAGCTGTTTAGCAGTGTAGAAAAGGACCAGCTTGAGCGAAACTTGAGCAGTTTGCGGCTGCGAATAGAACAGATTCCGCAGGAGATAGAGCAAGAAGCAGACATTATTAAAGCGCGATTTGCCCAGCCCACGCCAAGGCTGTTTCCGCTGGCGGTAGCCTATTTGGTGCCTCAGAAGTTAATTAAGTGA
- a CDS encoding toxin-antitoxin system HicB family antitoxin, giving the protein MSRLTLRLPETLHEQLSRLAESEGISLNQYIVYSLTRQVGSSYTVQVLSKSAIDQQEANLKQWIQSSEPYSEAEATKILSEREAVPLQAQLSADTIARFQSMLQQNQ; this is encoded by the coding sequence ATGAGTCGATTGACCCTACGATTACCAGAAACCCTTCATGAACAACTGTCACGGTTAGCCGAAAGTGAGGGCATTTCTCTCAATCAGTACATTGTCTATTCACTGACTCGGCAGGTTGGCTCATCCTATACAGTACAGGTTCTTTCCAAGTCAGCCATCGACCAGCAAGAAGCGAACCTAAAGCAGTGGATCCAGTCGTCAGAGCCATACTCTGAAGCAGAAGCCACCAAAATCTTATCGGAGCGTGAAGCTGTCCCGTTACAGGCACAGCTCAGCGCAGACACTATTGCTCGCTTTCAATCAATGCTTCAGCAAAATCAGTAA
- a CDS encoding PIN domain-containing protein has protein sequence MIDAWNAGFLPVHISTALVYEYEDVLSRKLLAVRWRRLKPLLATLVAKAQFTTLYFSWRPSSPDAGDDLVIDCAMNAGATLITSNIRDFRNAQKSLGLKAITPEQLIIVLLSQGDPS, from the coding sequence ATTATCGATGCTTGGAATGCTGGCTTCTTACCGGTGCATATTTCTACAGCCCTAGTGTATGAGTACGAAGATGTGCTGTCGCGAAAGCTCTTAGCGGTTCGATGGCGGCGGCTAAAACCCTTGCTAGCAACACTCGTTGCGAAAGCTCAGTTCACTACCCTTTACTTTTCATGGCGACCCAGTTCACCGGATGCTGGCGACGACCTGGTAATTGACTGTGCGATGAATGCCGGGGCCACTCTGATTACCTCCAATATCCGAGATTTTAGAAACGCGCAGAAGTCGTTAGGACTCAAGGCAATCACACCAGAGCAGCTAATTATCGTATTACTTTCGCAAGGAGACCCGTCATGA